Proteins from a genomic interval of Medicago truncatula cultivar Jemalong A17 chromosome 3, MtrunA17r5.0-ANR, whole genome shotgun sequence:
- the LOC11422202 gene encoding SWI/SNF complex subunit SWI3C, which yields MPASPSDNRAKWRKRKRESRINQRQQKLQEEEEDDDEENPNADEDHDRDYDSDDQHHPNSQPQQEIEVLSDHAVQISQFPMVIKRAVNRPHSSVTAIVALERAMELGDSKAQLQNTPFLENVSHGQLQALSAVPSDSLALDQDRAESSYVITPPPILEGRGVVKRFGSRVLVLPMHSDWFSPGTVHRLERQAVPHFFSGKSQDLTPEKYMECRNYIVALYMEEPGKRITASDCQGLQVGVGHEDLTRIVRFLDHWGIINYCARTPSHEPPNAVSCLKEDTSGEIRVPSEALKSIDSLIKFDKTNCKLKAEEIYSPLTMHSGDVPDLDSRIREHLSENHCNYCSCPLPAVYYQSQKEVDILLCTDCFHDGKFVVGHSSIDFLRVDSSRDYGELDVESWTDQETLLLLEAMEIYHENWNEIAEHVGTKSKAQCILHFLRLPMEDGKLENINVPSMSVSSNVMNRDDNGRSHHYSNGDSAGPVHHIRDSDSRLPFANSGNPVMALVAFLASAVGPRVAASCAHAALSVMSEDNTGSQTESSGHDNRTNPENTHSRDGGSRGETAISNNHNEDKAKAPCSREQSEGRTTPLSAEKVKDAAKAGLSAAAMKAKLFADHEEREIQRLCANIINHQLKRLELKLKQFAEIETLLMKECEQVERAKQRFAAERTRVISARFGTAGTTPAMNASGVGPSMASNGNNRQQMISASPSQPSISGYGNNQPIHPHMSFAQRPSMFGLGQRLPLSMIQQSQSASSAPMFNAPSNVQPGTNHPLLRPVSGTNSGLG from the exons CGCTGTTCAGATTTCGCAGTTTCCAATGGTAATTAAGCGTGCTGTCAATCGTCCACACTCTTCTGTAACCGCAATTGTTGCTCTTGAACGAGCTATGGAGTTGGGAGATAGTAAAGCTCAGCTTCAGAACACTCCGTTTCTGGAGAATGTTTCACATGGACAGCTTCAAGCGCTTTCGGCTGTTCCTTCTGATAGTCTTGCTTTGGATCAGGATCGTGCTGAGTCTTCTTATGTTATTACTCCGCCTCCGATTTTGGAAGGACGTGGTGTTGTTAAACGGTTTGGAAGCAGGGTTCTTGTGCTTCCAATGCATTCAG ATTGGTTTTCACCTGGAACAGTACACCGGCTAGAGAGACAAGCAGTGCCGCATTTCTTTTCAGGGAAATCTCAGGATCTTACTCCTGAGAAGTATATGGAATGTAGGAATTATATTGTTGCACTATATATGGAGGAACCGGGGAAGAGGATTACCGCGTCTGATTGCCAGGGATTGCAGGTTGGAGTTGGTCATGAAGATTTGACTCGAATTGTTAGGTTTCTTGATCATTGGGGAATTATAAATTACTGTGCTCGGACGCCAAGTCATGAGCCTCCAAATGCCGTGTCTTGTTTGAAGGAGGATACTAGTGGAGAGATCCGTGTGCCGTCAGAGGCCTTGAAGTCTATAGATAGTTTGATTAAATTTGATAAGACAAACTGCAAGCTCAAAGCAGAAGAAATTTATTCACCGTTGACAATGCATAGTGGTGATGTCCCTGATCTGGACAGCAGAATAAGAGAGCACCTGTCTGAAAATCATTGCAATTATTGTTCTTGTCCTCTTCCTGCTGTATACTATCAGTCTCAAAAAGAG GTTGATATTTTACTCTGCACTGATTGCTTTCATGATGGAAAATTTGTCGTTGGTCATTCAAGTATAGATTTTTTAAGGGTGGATTCATCAAGGGATTATGGTGAACTAGATGTTGAAAGTTGGACTGATCAAGAAACTTTGTTGCTGCTCGAAGCAATGGAGATTTACCATGAGAATTGGAATGAAATTGCTGAGCACGTTGGTACCAAATCAAAAGCACAATgcattcttcattttcttcgtCTACCCATGGAAGatggaaaattggaaaatatcaATGTTCCAAGCATGTCTGTGTCATCCAATGTGATGAATAGAGATGATAATGGAAGATCACACCATTACTCAAACGGAGATTCGGCAG GACCTGTACATCATATCAGAGATTCCGACAGCCGCCTGCCTTTTGCCAATTCTGGAAATCCTGTTATGGCTCTG GTTGCCTTTTTAGCCTCTGCGGTTGGACCAAGAGTAGCAGCTTCTTGTGCTCACGCGGCATTATCAGTAATGTCGGAGGATAATACTGGCTCCCAGACTGAATCATCAGGACATGATAATAG GACAAATCCAGAAAACACACATTCTAGAGATGGTGGCTCTCGAGGAGAAACTGCAATTTCAAATAATCATAATG AGGATAAGGCAAAAGCACCTTGTTCGCGGGAGCAAAGTGAGGGTAGGACAACCCCACTCTCTGCTGAAAAAGTTAAAGATGCAGCTAAAGCAGGCCTCTCTGCTGCAGCAATGAAAGCTAAATTGTTTGCCGATCACGAAGAACGAGAAATCCAGAGATTATGTGCTAATATAATTAACCATCAG TTGAAAAGATTGGAATTGAAGCTGAAACAGTTTGCAGAAATTGAAACATTGTTGATGAAGGAATGCGAGCAAGTGGAAAGAGCAAAACAAAGGTTTGCCGCAGAACGCACCCGCGTTATATCAGCACGTTTTGGAACTGCAGGAACTACACCTGCAATGAATGCATCAGGTGTTGGTCCTTCAATGGCTAGTAATGGCAATAATAGGCAACAAATGATCTCTGCTTCTCCCTCACAGCCCAGCATCTCAGGGTATGGTAACAACCAGCCAATTCATCCACACATGTCCTTTGCCCAAAGACCTTCAATGTTTGGGTTGGGGCAAAGGTTGCCCCTATCTATGATACAACAATCACAATCAGCTTCTTCAGCTCCCATGTTCAATGCCCCTAGTAATGTGCAGCCTGGTACCAATCATCCATTGTTGAGGCCTGTGTCAGGAACTAATTCTGGTTTAGGATAA